The region TCTTCCATGGTTGCTAATTTATCATGCTGATAACTCAACATCCATTGTTCAATTACTGCCAGGGCATTATCGGGCTTATTTTCAATCAATTCAGATAAATCAGCAACCAACTGATCACGACCTAAAGGAGTGAAATGCTCTTGCCCCTCTAAGGAAAGAGATATTAAAAAGCAAAATAGTAAGAGGACTCGCAAGATTAATTCAAAGTTACATTATTATAAATTCAAAGATAGGATTTGACGCGTGGAAAGCAATAACCCTTAAGGGTGAATTTAATTTAATTGATTGAAATCACCCTTTTGGGTGAATGAGATGATCCGGCATGGCTATAAATTTGTTCAACAAATTATTAAATATGAAAGGAATTATTACAATCGGAATTTTATTCTTTGCCATTCTCCAGTTAAATAGCCAGAGGCGATTTGATGTACAATTTATGTTGGATGGCAGAGTGCGAGAGAGCATTATTGTATTACCCAGCACCCCACCACCAGCGGGTGGATATCCCGTGGTGTTTATGCTGCATGGAACCAGTGGCGATGGTTTGAAATTTTACAACATTTCCGGGTGGAAAGAATTAGGAGAGGAAGAAAATTTCATTACGGTGTTTCCATCCTCTTTACGCTGGTGCTTTACAGATGATGGAATTGAAGAGCACAATACCCGATGGGTTAATGGTAATGTTACTGATTTTCCATGTTCCGGTCCTCCACAAGATTATGTTGACGATGTCAAATTCTTAAAAGTACTTGCAAAGCGGATTGCTGACACCTTTTCGGTAAATGAAAAAATGATATTCTGTTCAGGATTTTCGAATGGCAGTTCGATGATACATAAACTTGCCATAGATGCGGGAGATGTATTCGCAGCAGTTGCAGGTACGAGTTCACCACTGGCTGCCGGAGATTCTAGTTGGCCAGTAAACAGAATTCCTGTGTGGTTTATGGTAGGATCCCTGGATGATCGTTTTATTAAGCCACCCTTTACTGAACTTCCATTTGGCGGCGATTCTATTCTCGGTTATTTGAAAATACCTTTGAACAGAGCTTTGGTATGCCAGGGGCTGCGTAACGAATTCATTAAAACTGAAAAGGACAGTTCACACAGCTATCAATTTCTAAACAACCTGCCTGGTGAAATTTCCAAACCCTATATTTTCACTCTGCTTAAAGGAATGACACACCAATATCCCAATGGAGACAACTATCCACTGAGTGCCCCAAGACTTTTTTGGGAATTTTTTAAACGATCAGTAGCCGTCAGTACTAAACAAGTGGTGACATCTTCAAATGAAATTCTTGCCCTTCCAAATCCTTCAAATGATCTAATAGAAATTTCCATTCCGGAACATCATGGAAATTATCATTGGAATCTTTATGACACGCAAGGTAACTTACGTTTAAAAGGGAATCAAGCGAAGGGTGAGTTAGTACTAATTAAAAAATCCGAATTAGGCACAGGCTTATACTTGTTTCGCGTAGACCTTGGCAACAGCGCTTTAAGTCGAAAAATTATTTTTAACTAATGAATCTAAATCTTATGAAATTTAATCTCAGCTGTGTTGTTTATTTGACTTGTATGACAAGTCTTTTCGCTCAAACACGTTATGATATAAACCTAATTTCTGAAGGCCGTCTTAGGGAATGCATCGTTGTTAAGCCAAGCACAAGTCCACCGATAGGCGGATATCCAATTGTCTTTATGTTGCACGGAACGAGCCAGGATGGCGAATTATTTTATGATAACTCCGGTTGGAAAGAATTAGGCGAACAAGAAAATTTTATCACCGTTTTTCCTAACTCCTTAAGATGGTGTTATATGGATGATGGTGTAGAAACCCATGGTTTACGATGGGTTAACGGACAAGTAACAGATGTTCCATGTTCGGGAACACCACAGAACTACATCAGTGATGTCCATTTTCTAAAACTGTTAGCCAAAAAAATCGCAGACACATTTCCAGTCAATTCTGCAATGATTTTTGCATCTGGTTTTTCAAATGGAAGTGGAATGATTCACAAACTAGCTATTGAAGCGGGAGATGTGTTTGCTGCTTGCGCGGGATCCGGCTCTTTTTACCAGTTGGTGATTCTGCAAGACCAATCCATCGCATTCCCGTATGGGCCATGATGGGAACAAGAGATGACAAATCAATAAGGCCTCCCTTCACGGAAATTCCATTCGGAGATGACTCGGTTTTAGTATATTTCAACAGACCCCTTCAAAGGATGATTGATTGTCAAGGTGTAACTCAAAATTTCACAAAATTTGAAACAGCCATCACGCATACCTATGATTTTAAAGAAAATATTTCCGGAGATACCGGACAATTGTATCGATTTACATTGGTTAAAGATATGTTCCATGTATATCCAAATGGAATGAATTTTAGGTTGGAAGCTGCGAAATTGTTTTGGGAATTTTTTAAGAACTCAGTAACCGTAAACACAGAACATCCCAGGAACATTTCAAACGAAATTCTTGCCATTCCTAATCCATCGAATGATATAATTGAGCTTTCTATTCCAGCAAATGATAAATCCTATCAATGGAGTCTATTTGATGCATACGGTCGATTGCGGATGAACGGGAATCAAATATCAGGTGAGCGTGTTCAATGCAGGAAATCAGATTTAGGAACAGGAATGTACATTTTCCAAGTCAGGCTGGGAGACAAAGTCATCAGTCAAAAAATAATTTTTCAATAAATATTTTCTGCACCAAACAATTAATTCTTCACTTAAAATCTATTTTGAATCGTCAGGAAGGTTCGACTGATTTGATTGATCATACTAAATCTGAAAGATATGAAACTACATTTAAAATTAGGTATTGCATCGCTGCTATGGCTGAGCCTTACAAATTTTTATGCCCAACAGCGGATCGATGCATCCATGCTGGTAAATCGAGAATTGCGTGAATTTGTAATCTTCAAACCATCCGGAAACTCACCTTCAGGAGGGTATCCGCTGGTTTTCATGTTGCATGGAAGTAATCAAAGCGGCCCACAATTTTACAATATATCAGGATGGAAGGAAGTAGCTGAGAGAGAAAAATTTATAGTAGTTTTTCCCACAGCATTGATCTATTGCACTACAGAGGGCGTTCAAACAAAATGGAGTCACGGCAATACCTATTCTGTGCTTTGCCCGGGTGATACCTTAAGAGATGATATTCCTTTTTTTTATAAAATGATAGATACGATATCAAGCATTGTACCTATAAATCAAAAAAAAATATATGCGACCGGATTTTCCAGCGGAGGAACCATGGTTCCCAAATTAACTATTGAAATGCCGGGCGTATTTGCTGCGGCAGGTTGTGGCAGTGGAAATCTGGATGAAAGAGATACCAAGCCTATGAAACCAAAAGTACCTACCTGGGCAATACGAGGAACTCATGATCACAGTTTTATAGATAGAACTGGAAGACCTTGTCCATTTAACGATACAGCCTTAGTTGTGAATTCCAATAATCTGAGCAACCACCTTACCTCTATGGGTTTGAGTTGGAATTTTTCCAAAGACTCAAACGCCTATTCCATTCATTATAATTTCACCGATCCCCTTCCAGGTGAATCAAAGACCTTCTTCAGATGGAGCATCTTTTACGGATTGGAACACTTATATTTTAATGGAAGCAACTACCTGAATCAATTGCCAAATCCACCCATTGAAGCTGAATTGTTTTGGGAATTTTTTAAAACAGTGTCCCTGATTAATTCTACAGAAAATAACGAACGACCATCAATGGTCACCATTTATCCAAACCCTTCTTCTGAATCAATCAACATTTTATATTCAGAAGACCCTGCAGGGGATGCTCAAATGCTAAATTTATACAACATGACCGGACAGCTTGTCTTTAAAAATTTAATTCAGCCCAATGAGCCGGTGGTCATCCATAAATCCTCCATCGGAAGTGGCATATTCATTCTTCAATTGGCATCCCGGAAACAAAAAATAGTTCGCAAAATTATTTTTAATTGATGCAATTCATTTCAAAATAAAATCAGCAAGGTTACCCCATATCATTAGAAATCAAAGAAAGGATCTTACTCACTTAAAACAATAACTCGTTGGTTTGAAACTTGCGTATTTTTTGAAATAATTCTTTAAGGTAATTGACTAAGTTCAGGCAAAAGACTATATTTGTTCTAATAAATATTTATTATGAAAGGAATTATTACCATCGCAGTTTTATTTGTTGCAATTCTTCAGCTGAACTGCCAGAGACGGTTTGATGTACAATTTGTAGTGGATGGCCGAATGCGGGAAAGTATAATTGTTCAACCCAGCACTCCGCCACCTGCAGGAGGATATCCAGTAGTGTTTATGCTGCATGGAACCAGTGGCGATGGTTTAAAATTTTATAATATTTCAGGATGGAAAGAATTAGGTGAAGATGAAAATTTCATTACCGTCTTCCCATCCTCCTTAAGTTGGTGCTTTGTAGAAGACGGGGTAGAAAAAAACAATACCAGATGGGTCAATGGCAATGTAACAGACTATCCATGTTCAGGGCCTCCGCAAAATTATGCGGACGATGTAAAATTCTTAAAAGTGCTTGCAAAGAAAATTGCAGACACCTTTCCGGTAAATGAAAAAATGGTATTTTGTTCAGGCTTTTCGAATGGTTGTTCGATGATACACAAGCTTGCCATTGATGCGGGAGAAGTATTCGCAGCCGTTGCAGGCACCAGCGCACCTTTGATGGTAGGAGATTCTGCAAGACCGATCAACAGGATACCTGTTTGGTTTATGGTAGGAACCCTGGATGACCGTTTTATTGTACCTCCGTTTACAGAACTTCCATACGGTGGAGACTCCATTCTTACTTATTTAAACCCATTTATAAACAGAGCCCTGGTTTGCCAGGGATTAAAAAATGAATTCATTAAAAATGAAAGGGACAGTATTCATACTTATCAATTTTTGAATAACCTACCCGGTGAAATATCGAAACCCTATATTTTTTCCCTGATTAAAGATATGACTCACGAGTATCCGAATGGTATCAACTATCCCTTGAGTGCGCCTAAAATTTTCTGGGAATTTTTTAAACGCAGTGTAACAGTCAATACTACACAACCGGCGACACCGTCAAACGAAATTCTTGCCATACCGAATCCATCGAATGATTTTATCGAGTTTTCAATTCCAGCATATAATCAAACCTACCAATGGAACCTATATGATGCCTACGGTCGATTGCGGATGAAAGGAAATCAAACACCAGGTGAAAGTTTTAAATGCAGGAAATCAGATTTAGGAACAGGACTGTACATCTTTCAGGCGGATTTGGGAAACAGATTGCTGAGCAAGAAAATAATATTCAACTGATTCCTGAATTCAAGAAATTCCCAGCAAAACTTTTAGCTCTTCAAATACAGTAGTTTTGTCAGAATCCTGTGTCTCATGATAATAATCCCCGACCTCCTCTTTTGTACGGTACTGGATGGGTAAGTGGTATTGGCCAAAATACAAGAGATTGTATAAGGACACAAAAAGGATGATGTTCACGACACAATTACCTTCAATGTAAATATTGGATTTTCTTAACCAGGGATTTACACTTTCTTCACCATCCTCCAGATATTCTATTGGGAATGTAAATAATTTTTTGTGCAGTGTAAAATTATCTATGATCCATTCTTTGATCTGACGGTGTTCAATGTCATCGTGAAGAAGTACAATGGCTTTTAAAATTTCTATGGCTGCCTGACAATCGAATTCCTTGTCTGCATAGTCCAAAAACTCATCGACTTCTGATTCATAAATCGTCCTGACGGCACTGGCTCCCTCGTATGATTTTTCGCCATTGTATCTTTCGTCCAGCAGCACATCGATCGATAGAATTATTTTGTCACTCTTCATTTTGTTTAGGGTTATGGTTGATCACTTCAGGGGAACACGAAATTATGACAAAATACTATATGAGATCTGAGATTTTTCCGAACTGAGTGAAAAAGCAAATTTCGTCCTAAAAATTCATAGAAAAATATGCTGACTTACCTCGAGTCTGATGTATTTATCTTCTGTTATAAACAAGCAGTAAGGGTTCCTAACTATATTAGCGCAATGGAGCTTTCAAAACTATTCATGAATTCGTAAGAGATGGAGGATATCAGCCAACTTGATTCAATGTTCCGATATTTTGAAAAGTACCACCGACTTTCCCCGGAGGAAAAAAAAGTGATTGCCGGCATATGTGGAATAGTGCATTTGACAAAAAACAAAGAACTGCAGTCCATTGGCCACACCTGCAAAACGATTTATTTCATTCATAAAGGAATGGCCCGCATTTATTATTACAAAGATGGGACAGACATCACAGAAAGTTTTTCGTTTGATAATAACATCATCGCACGGGTAGAGAGCCTGTTTACCGGTCATCCAAGCCGCAAAGCCATACAGGTCCTTGAGGATTCTGAAATCATAGCCATTGATGCAGCGAAGTTGTTTGGGCTTTATGATAATTACCCGGGAATAGAACGGCTGTTTAGAAAAATTTTTGAAGCCGGTTATGTGGATACCGTGAACCGAATGGAGGGAATACAGTTTCACACAGCTGAAGAACGCTACAAAGCA is a window of Candidatus Vicinibacter affinis DNA encoding:
- a CDS encoding T9SS type A sorting domain-containing protein encodes the protein MKGIITIGILFFAILQLNSQRRFDVQFMLDGRVRESIIVLPSTPPPAGGYPVVFMLHGTSGDGLKFYNISGWKELGEEENFITVFPSSLRWCFTDDGIEEHNTRWVNGNVTDFPCSGPPQDYVDDVKFLKVLAKRIADTFSVNEKMIFCSGFSNGSSMIHKLAIDAGDVFAAVAGTSSPLAAGDSSWPVNRIPVWFMVGSLDDRFIKPPFTELPFGGDSILGYLKIPLNRALVCQGLRNEFIKTEKDSSHSYQFLNNLPGEISKPYIFTLLKGMTHQYPNGDNYPLSAPRLFWEFFKRSVAVSTKQVVTSSNEILALPNPSNDLIEISIPEHHGNYHWNLYDTQGNLRLKGNQAKGELVLIKKSELGTGLYLFRVDLGNSALSRKIIFN
- a CDS encoding T9SS type A sorting domain-containing protein, giving the protein MMGTRDDKSIRPPFTEIPFGDDSVLVYFNRPLQRMIDCQGVTQNFTKFETAITHTYDFKENISGDTGQLYRFTLVKDMFHVYPNGMNFRLEAAKLFWEFFKNSVTVNTEHPRNISNEILAIPNPSNDIIELSIPANDKSYQWSLFDAYGRLRMNGNQISGERVQCRKSDLGTGMYIFQVRLGDKVISQKIIFQ
- a CDS encoding T9SS type A sorting domain-containing protein, encoding MKLHLKLGIASLLWLSLTNFYAQQRIDASMLVNRELREFVIFKPSGNSPSGGYPLVFMLHGSNQSGPQFYNISGWKEVAEREKFIVVFPTALIYCTTEGVQTKWSHGNTYSVLCPGDTLRDDIPFFYKMIDTISSIVPINQKKIYATGFSSGGTMVPKLTIEMPGVFAAAGCGSGNLDERDTKPMKPKVPTWAIRGTHDHSFIDRTGRPCPFNDTALVVNSNNLSNHLTSMGLSWNFSKDSNAYSIHYNFTDPLPGESKTFFRWSIFYGLEHLYFNGSNYLNQLPNPPIEAELFWEFFKTVSLINSTENNERPSMVTIYPNPSSESINILYSEDPAGDAQMLNLYNMTGQLVFKNLIQPNEPVVIHKSSIGSGIFILQLASRKQKIVRKIIFN
- a CDS encoding Crp/Fnr family transcriptional regulator, which encodes MEDISQLDSMFRYFEKYHRLSPEEKKVIAGICGIVHLTKNKELQSIGHTCKTIYFIHKGMARIYYYKDGTDITESFSFDNNIIARVESLFTGHPSRKAIQVLEDSEIIAIDAAKLFGLYDNYPGIERLFRKIFEAGYVDTVNRMEGIQFHTAEERYKALLEEAPDLLKRVPLKHIATYLGITQVSLSRIRGHK
- a CDS encoding T9SS type A sorting domain-containing protein, translating into MKGIITIAVLFVAILQLNCQRRFDVQFVVDGRMRESIIVQPSTPPPAGGYPVVFMLHGTSGDGLKFYNISGWKELGEDENFITVFPSSLSWCFVEDGVEKNNTRWVNGNVTDYPCSGPPQNYADDVKFLKVLAKKIADTFPVNEKMVFCSGFSNGCSMIHKLAIDAGEVFAAVAGTSAPLMVGDSARPINRIPVWFMVGTLDDRFIVPPFTELPYGGDSILTYLNPFINRALVCQGLKNEFIKNERDSIHTYQFLNNLPGEISKPYIFSLIKDMTHEYPNGINYPLSAPKIFWEFFKRSVTVNTTQPATPSNEILAIPNPSNDFIEFSIPAYNQTYQWNLYDAYGRLRMKGNQTPGESFKCRKSDLGTGLYIFQADLGNRLLSKKIIFN